One stretch of Halobacillus litoralis DNA includes these proteins:
- a CDS encoding carbon-nitrogen family hydrolase: protein MTTKIAIIQMDIVFGNPEENRRYAQEKIREAAAQGSEVILLPELWTTGYDLSRFEEIAETLEGPTHQLLISLAHELKVTIAGSIAEEENGKFYNTFVAYDAKGERLFNYRKAHLFRLMNEEKFLESGNQKGNFHLEDVPVAGVICYDIRFPEWMRTHMLDGSRGLFVVAEWPKPRVEHWRNLLISRAIENQCFVIACNRVGADQNNEFGGHSIVVDPWGNVVAEGGFGEEIVYADIDFTAVEAIRKQIPIFQDRRPDLYE from the coding sequence ATGACAACAAAAATAGCAATCATTCAAATGGATATCGTCTTCGGTAACCCTGAAGAGAACCGGAGATATGCACAGGAGAAAATAAGAGAAGCGGCCGCACAAGGAAGCGAGGTCATCTTGTTACCTGAATTGTGGACGACAGGTTATGATCTCTCCCGTTTTGAAGAAATAGCAGAAACACTTGAGGGGCCGACGCATCAGCTCTTAATTTCTCTAGCCCATGAACTCAAGGTCACCATTGCGGGTTCCATCGCTGAAGAAGAAAACGGCAAGTTCTATAATACCTTCGTTGCCTATGACGCGAAAGGTGAGCGGCTGTTCAACTACAGGAAAGCTCATTTGTTCCGCTTGATGAATGAAGAAAAGTTTTTAGAATCAGGTAATCAAAAAGGAAATTTCCACCTTGAAGATGTACCGGTGGCGGGTGTCATTTGTTATGATATCCGCTTCCCGGAATGGATGAGAACGCATATGCTTGATGGTTCGCGCGGGTTGTTTGTCGTAGCTGAATGGCCTAAACCCCGGGTGGAGCATTGGCGTAATCTCTTGATCAGCCGAGCCATTGAAAATCAATGCTTCGTGATCGCCTGCAACCGTGTAGGTGCTGATCAAAACAATGAGTTCGGAGGTCATTCTATCGTTGTGGACCCGTGGGGCAACGTAGTGGCTGAAGGTGGTTTTGGGGAAGAAATTGTGTATGCTGATATTGACTTCACGGCTGTGGAGGCAATCCGGAAACAGATCCCTATTTTTCAGGATCGACGTCCGGATTTGTATGAATGA
- a CDS encoding nitric oxide synthase oxygenase — translation MNTDLYKKAEAFIRQYHQEQQLSGTDERLKEIEREIVETGSYTHTYDELEYGAKVAWRNSNRCIGRLFWNSLKVFDARHVNTEEGMRNALLDHLDYATNDGRIRSTITIFKPKTSEREVRLWNHQLIRYAGYEENGTVTGDPASVAFTKECQKLGWRGEGTSFDVLPLVVQMDGREPVWYDIPSEKVKQVRLRHPEFTWFEDLGLRWYAVPVISDMRLEIGGIDYTAAPFNGFYMETEIGARNLADDFRYDLLPVVAEAMGLDTKRNSSLWKDRALIELNQAVLFSYQSDGVSLVDHHTAAQQFHQFEKKEQSCGREVTGDWTWLIPPVSPATTHIFHSAYENRMDTPNYFYQTPAYEKNPSD, via the coding sequence GTGAATACAGATTTATATAAAAAGGCGGAAGCATTCATTCGCCAATACCATCAGGAGCAACAGCTTTCTGGTACAGATGAGAGACTCAAAGAAATCGAACGGGAAATTGTTGAAACGGGAAGCTATACGCACACCTATGATGAGCTTGAATATGGCGCCAAAGTCGCCTGGCGGAACAGCAACCGCTGCATCGGACGTCTTTTCTGGAATAGCTTGAAGGTCTTTGATGCCAGGCATGTCAATACAGAAGAGGGCATGCGCAATGCACTCCTCGATCATTTGGATTATGCTACGAATGATGGGCGTATCCGATCGACGATTACCATTTTTAAGCCTAAAACCTCGGAGAGGGAAGTACGGCTTTGGAATCATCAATTGATTCGATATGCTGGTTATGAAGAAAACGGAACTGTGACAGGAGACCCGGCTTCTGTTGCGTTTACGAAGGAATGTCAGAAGCTCGGATGGAGAGGGGAAGGCACGTCGTTTGATGTATTGCCTCTTGTCGTCCAAATGGATGGGCGCGAGCCTGTGTGGTATGATATTCCATCTGAAAAGGTGAAGCAAGTTCGCTTGCGTCATCCGGAATTCACTTGGTTTGAAGACTTAGGTTTACGGTGGTATGCGGTCCCTGTGATTTCTGATATGCGTCTTGAAATCGGTGGAATCGATTATACGGCCGCCCCATTTAATGGCTTTTATATGGAGACAGAAATCGGGGCCCGTAACCTAGCTGATGACTTTCGGTATGACCTTTTACCAGTGGTCGCGGAAGCCATGGGTCTTGATACGAAACGAAATTCTTCCTTGTGGAAGGACCGAGCCTTAATTGAGCTTAATCAGGCTGTGCTGTTTTCTTATCAATCCGATGGGGTAAGTCTTGTCGATCATCATACAGCTGCCCAACAGTTCCATCAGTTCGAGAAAAAAGAACAGTCGTGCGGCCGTGAGGTCACGGGTGACTGGACATGGCTCATCCCGCCCGTTTCGCCAGCAACGACCCACATCTTTCATTCGGCCTATGAAAACCGGATGGACACACCCAACTATTTCTATCAAACTCCGGCCTATGAAAAAAATCCTTCCGATTGA
- a CDS encoding FAD-dependent oxidoreductase has protein sequence MNVVIIGGDAAGMSAAMQIVRNSEGHSITVLEKGGITSYGQCGLPYVLSGDVEATEDLIARDPETFREKYGIDVRTYHTVTEVDCDHKVVYGKNHEGQGFELSYDRLLVASGAAPVMPPWEGRELEGIYTLKTIPDIKEIMAATSREKEHVTIIGGGYIGLEMAESFVSIGKNVRLIDRGPQLAKIFDEDMGELVHAEAERNGVELHLGESVEGFKGDQHVHSVITDQGEYKSDLVLVAVGVTPNTSFMKHTGVYKGMNDAIAVNAFMETSILDIYAAGDCATQFHRVKKKDDYIPLGTHANKQGQVAGLNMIDRRRSFRGIVGTSILKFFDLTLARTGLSEREAKKERIPCKKITIESTHAAGYYSKENPMTLKIVYHERTGQLLGAQIIGGQGVDKRIDVLATALFHEMSIDELEDLDLAYAPPYNSVWDPVQQAARKAD, from the coding sequence ATGAATGTCGTTATTATCGGAGGAGATGCTGCCGGGATGAGTGCAGCTATGCAAATAGTAAGGAATAGTGAGGGGCATTCCATTACTGTGTTGGAAAAAGGAGGAATCACCTCTTATGGGCAATGTGGCCTGCCGTATGTATTGAGCGGGGATGTCGAGGCTACCGAAGACCTGATCGCGCGTGACCCTGAGACATTTCGCGAAAAATATGGCATTGATGTCCGAACCTACCACACGGTAACGGAAGTGGATTGTGATCACAAAGTCGTTTACGGAAAAAATCACGAGGGTCAGGGGTTTGAGTTGTCTTATGATCGTCTGCTTGTGGCTTCCGGTGCAGCACCTGTCATGCCCCCCTGGGAAGGACGGGAGCTTGAAGGTATTTATACATTAAAAACAATTCCTGATATAAAGGAGATCATGGCTGCGACTTCAAGGGAGAAGGAACATGTGACCATTATCGGTGGCGGATACATAGGGCTCGAAATGGCCGAAAGCTTTGTTTCGATTGGAAAGAACGTACGATTGATCGACCGCGGACCTCAACTGGCGAAAATTTTCGATGAGGATATGGGAGAGCTTGTCCATGCAGAGGCCGAACGGAACGGTGTGGAACTACATCTTGGGGAATCGGTTGAAGGATTCAAAGGGGATCAGCATGTCCATTCCGTCATCACGGATCAAGGAGAATATAAATCCGATCTTGTTCTTGTCGCCGTTGGAGTGACACCTAATACATCCTTCATGAAACATACGGGTGTTTACAAAGGGATGAACGACGCGATCGCCGTGAATGCTTTTATGGAGACAAGCATACTGGATATCTATGCTGCCGGGGATTGTGCGACCCAGTTTCACCGGGTTAAGAAAAAGGATGATTATATCCCTTTAGGCACGCATGCCAATAAACAAGGGCAAGTCGCGGGACTGAATATGATTGATCGAAGAAGGTCGTTCCGAGGAATCGTGGGCACGTCGATATTGAAATTCTTCGATTTAACCCTTGCGCGCACCGGTCTTTCTGAACGGGAGGCAAAGAAGGAAAGGATTCCTTGTAAAAAAATTACGATAGAATCCACCCATGCCGCCGGCTATTACTCCAAGGAAAATCCGATGACATTGAAAATCGTTTATCATGAACGAACCGGTCAGTTGCTTGGCGCTCAAATCATAGGCGGGCAAGGAGTTGATAAACGTATCGATGTCTTGGCTACTGCTTTATTCCATGAAATGTCGATCGATGAATTAGAAGACTTGGATCTCGCCTACGCACCTCCTTATAACAGTGTGTGGGATCCTGTACAGCAGGCAGCCCGTAAAGCAGACTGA
- a CDS encoding pyridoxal phosphate-dependent aminotransferase produces MKQFQTSQAIQRLPDQFFATMIDKLNLYKKRGYDTLNLGQGNPDQPTPSHIVESLKEAAENPDFHKYPPFHGYEFLKEAVAEFYKREYDVDIDPETEVAIMPGSKTGLVELSQCFLDPGDVALVPDPGYPDYWSGIEMVGAEMKSMPLREENGFLPDYGEIDEESWEKAKLMFLNYPNNPTGAMADEDFFVETIQEAEKHDVCVVHDFAYGAIGFDENKPLSFMQFEGAKNVGVEVYTMSKTYNMAGWRVAFAVGNPSVIHALEVIQDHYFCSIFGGLQKASATALLSSQQCVTELAETYEKRRDLLVHGLEEAGYHVAPCQGSFFTWLQVPEGYTSQGFADDLLEETGLFVAPGIGFGKHGEGYVRIGLNNSEETLRDAVERFKSFKQK; encoded by the coding sequence ATGAAGCAATTCCAAACATCCCAAGCCATCCAGCGGCTTCCGGACCAATTTTTCGCAACTATGATTGATAAATTAAACCTATATAAAAAACGTGGATATGACACCTTGAACTTGGGACAGGGAAACCCTGATCAACCCACTCCCTCCCACATCGTCGAGTCACTAAAGGAGGCGGCAGAAAACCCGGATTTCCACAAATATCCTCCCTTCCACGGATATGAGTTCTTAAAAGAAGCGGTGGCTGAATTTTACAAGCGTGAATATGATGTGGACATTGATCCTGAAACAGAAGTCGCCATTATGCCTGGCAGCAAAACAGGTCTCGTTGAGCTCAGCCAGTGCTTCCTTGATCCAGGGGATGTCGCGCTTGTTCCCGACCCCGGCTACCCGGATTACTGGTCCGGCATTGAAATGGTCGGCGCAGAAATGAAGTCCATGCCCCTTCGCGAAGAGAATGGATTTTTGCCTGACTACGGAGAAATTGATGAAGAGAGCTGGGAAAAAGCAAAGCTCATGTTCTTAAACTACCCCAATAATCCGACGGGAGCTATGGCTGACGAGGACTTCTTTGTGGAAACCATCCAAGAAGCAGAAAAGCACGATGTTTGTGTCGTTCACGACTTCGCCTATGGGGCGATCGGGTTTGATGAAAACAAGCCGCTCAGCTTTATGCAATTCGAAGGTGCAAAAAATGTCGGTGTTGAAGTTTATACGATGTCTAAAACATACAATATGGCCGGCTGGCGTGTCGCTTTCGCTGTCGGTAATCCCAGCGTTATTCACGCACTGGAAGTCATTCAGGACCACTATTTCTGCAGTATTTTCGGCGGATTGCAAAAAGCATCAGCTACTGCCTTACTAAGTTCACAACAATGTGTCACAGAACTTGCTGAAACCTATGAAAAAAGACGTGACCTTCTCGTCCATGGGTTAGAAGAAGCGGGATATCATGTGGCTCCCTGCCAGGGTTCTTTCTTTACTTGGCTGCAAGTACCTGAAGGCTATACATCCCAAGGCTTTGCGGATGATTTATTGGAAGAGACAGGTTTATTCGTCGCCCCAGGGATCGGATTCGGTAAGCATGGAGAAGGATATGTGCGCATCGGATTAAACAATTCGGAAGAAACATTGCGCGATGCGGTAGAACGATTTAAATCATTTAAACAGAAGTAA